The Streptomyces nigra genome includes the window GTGCTCGACCACGATCACGGTGTTCCCGGCGTCGACCAGGCCGTGCAGCTGACGCATCAGCACCTCGACGTCGGCCGGGTGCAGTCCGGTCGTCGGCTCGTCCAGGAGATACAGGGTGTGTCCGCGCCGGCCGCGCTGCAGCTCGCTCGCCAGCTTGATGCGCTGCGCCTCGCCGCCGGACAGCTCGGTCGCGGGCTGGCCCAGCCGGAGATAGCCGAGCCCGACGTCCAGGAGCGTGGCCAGACTCCGGGCCACGGCCGGGGTGTCGGCGAAGAAGTCCGCGGCGGCCTCGACCGTCAGGTCCAGCACCTCGGCGACACTGCGCCCCCGGTACCGCACCTCCAGCGTCTCCGCGTTGTAGCGGGCCCCGCCGCACTCCGGGCACGGCGCGTACGTGCTCGGCAGGAACAGCAGCTCCACGCTGACGAACCCCTCGCCCTGACAGGTCTCGCAGCGCCCGCCGGCCACGTTGAAGGAGAACCGCCCGGCGCCGTACCCCCGCGCCCGGGCCTCGTCGGTGCCCGCGAACACCCTGCGCACGACGTCGAACAGACCCGTGTAGGTCGCGAGGTTGGAGCGCGGCGTACGGCCGATCGGCCGCTGGTCGACCGAGACGAGCCGGCCGACACCCGGCAGCTCCTCGGTGATCTCGCCGATGAGCGTGGACTTGCCCGACCCCGACACCCCGGTGACAGCGGTGAACACCCCGAGCGGGAACGCGGCCGTCACCTCGCGCAGGTTGTGCCGGGTGACCGGCCCGACCGTGAGACGGCCCCGCGCCGCCCGCACCTCGCGCCTCGCCGCCGGGGCCTCGTCGAACAGGAACCGTGCCGTGGCCGACTCCGCGACCGACGCCAGCTCCGCCACCGGCCCGCTGTGCAGCACCCGCCCGCCGTGCTCACCGGCCCGAGGCCCCACGTCCACCAGCCAGTCCGCGCCCCGCATCACATCGAGGTGGTGCTCGACCACGAACACCGAGTTCCCGGACTCCTTCAGCCGGGCCAGCACCCGCAGCAGCGCCTCCGTGTCCGCCGGGTGCAGCCCCGCCGACGGCTCGTCGAGGACGTACACCACCCCGAACAGCCCGGACCTCAACTGCGTCGCCAGCCGCAGGCGTTGCAGCTCGCCCGCCGACAGGCTGGGAGTGGCCCGGTCGAGGCTGAGATAGCCGAGGCCCAGCTCGAGCACGGGCGCGATCCTGGCCTTCAGATCGCCGGTCAGCACCCGCGCGGTCTCCGACCCCCCGCCGTCCAGCGTCCGCGCCAGCTCGACGAGCGGCAGCGCGGCCAGCTCGGCGATCGTCCGGCCCGCGAAAGTGACGGCCAGCGCCTCCGGCCGCAGCCTGCTGCCCCCGCACGCCGGGCAGGGCGCGGCGGTCAGGAACCGCTCCGCCCTGGCCCGCAGCGTCGCGCTCCGCGAGTCCGCGAACGTCTTCATGACGTACCGCCGGGCGCTCATGTACGTGCCCTGGTACGGGCGTTGGATGCGGTCGGCGTCACGCACCGGGTGGACCGTGACGACCGGCTGCTCGTCGGTGAACAGGATCCATTGCCTCTGCTCGGCCGGCAGCTCCCGCCACGGCCGGTCCACGTCGTAGCCCAGCGCGTCGAGGATGTCGCGCAGGTTCTTGCCCTGCCAGGCCCCCGGCCACGCGGCGATCGCGCCCTCCCGGATCGACAGCGACGGGTCGGGCACCAGCGACTCCTCGGTCGTCCGGTGCACCCGGCCCAGCCCATGGCACTCCGGACACGCCCCGGCGGCGGTGTTCGGCGAGAAGGAGTCCGAGTCGAGCCGCTCCGCGCCCGGCGGATAGTCGCCGGCCCGGGAGTACAGCATCCGCAGGGAGTTGGAGAGATTGGTGACCGTGCCGACGGAGGACCGCGACGTCGGCGCGGAGCGGCGCTGCTGGAGCGACACGGCGGGCGGCAGCCCGGTGATCTCCCCGACCTTCGGCGCGCCGACCTGATGGATCAGCCGGCGGGCGTACGGGGCGACCGACTCGAAGTAGCGGCGCTGCGCCTCGGCGTAGATCGTGCCGAAGGCCAGCGACGACTTCCCGGAGCCGGACACCCCCGTGAACACGGCCAGCACATCGCGCGGGATGTCGACGTCCACGCCCCGGAGGTTGTGCTCACGGGCGCCGCGGACGCGGACGTAGGGGTCGTGCGGGGAGTGCATGGGGCGGTGCTCCGGGAGAAGGGCGGGGACAGGGCTCCTCAGCCTAGGCAACCCGTCAGGAGTGGACGATCCGGGCGAGCCGCCGGTAGGAGTCCACCAGCGCCTCCCGGTCGTACGTGCTGGTCGTCACCAGCACCTCCTGGGCGCCGGTCTCCTTCAGCACCGTCTCCAGCTCGTGCGCGACCTGCTCCTCGGTGCCCGCCACATGCCCGGCGAGCCCCCGCTCGTAGAACTCGCGCTCCCGGCCGGACAGGGACAGCGCCTCCACGCGCTCGGCGGGCGGCAGCGGCGGGAAGGTGCCGTGCGTCCGGGAGTACGCCATCGACCACGCCTCCGGCACCAGCAGCCGGCGGGCCTCCTCGGGGGTGGCGGCCACCGCCACGGTGCCGGAGATCACCACGTACGGCTCGGACGCCCACGGCGACGGCCGGAACCGCTCCCGGTACCGGTCGACACCGCGCCGCATCCGCTCACGGTCGCGCAGGTCGCCGATCACCATGGGCAGCCCGGCGCGGGCCGCGATGTCCGCGCCCTCGCCCATGGCCAGCACGAACGGCGGCACCGTCAGACCCTCCGGCGGCCGGGCGTGCACCCCCGTCGGCGAGGTCCCGCGGAACCAGCCCAGCAGCTCCTCCAACTGGCCCGCGAAGTCCTCGGCGTCCTCCTTGTCCCGGCCGAGCGCCTTGCGCACCCCGCCGGTGAAGCCCACCGAACGGCCCAGCCCCATGTCGATCCGCCCCGGGAACAGCGACTCCAGCACACCGAACTGCTCGGCCACCACGAGCGGCCGGTGGTTCGGCAGCATCACCCCGCCGGTGCCGACCCGGATCGTGCGCGTCGCCCCGGCCACGGCGGCGGCCAGCACCGTCGGAGCGGAGCCCGCGACCCCGGGCACCCCGTGGTGCTCCGACACCCAGAAACGATGGAAGCCGAGCTTCTCGGCCACCCGCGCCAGCGCCACGGTGTCCCGCAGCGCCTCCGGGGCCGTGCGGCCCTCCCGCGTGCGGGAACGGTCGAGGACGGAGAAACGGGTCGAGGCGATCACGGAGCTCATACAAGGTTCAACACACGCGGGCGCCGGAGATTCCTGCCGGGCGGCACCGCGTCACACCCGGACCGTACGCTGTCGGACGTGACCGACAGCAGCCGACGTCCGCTCGCCGTGTTCGACCTGGACAACACCCTCGCCGACACCGGCCACCGCCAGCACTTCCTCGAGCGCAAGCCCCGCGACTGGGACGGCTTCTTCGCCGCCGCGCCCCAGGACCCGCCGCTCGAGGAGGGCATCGCGCTGGCCCGGGAGAGCGCGAAGGAGTGCGAGATCGTCTACCTGACCGGCCGGCCCGCCCGCTGCCGGCGCGACACGCTCGACTGGCTCGCCGCGCACGGTCTGCCCGACGGGGACCTGCACATGCGCCGCGACGACGACCGCAGGCCCGCCCGGCGCGCCAAGCTGGAGATCCTGCGCCGCCTCGCCCGCACCCGGGAGATCCGGGTCCTGGTGGACGACGACGAGCTGGTGTGCGAGGACGCAGAACGGGCCGGCTTCAGGGTGGTGCTGGCGCGCTGGACGGCCCCGTCCACCACCCTGGAGGAGGCACAGGAGCGCGAGGGACGCACCTGAGGGCAGATGCCCCTACTCGGACTCCTCCAGGCGGAAGCCGACCTTCATCGTCACCTGCCAGTGCGCGATGTCACCGTCGTCGAGCTGGCCGCGTACGTCGGTCACCTCGAACCAGTCCAGGTTCCGCAGGGTCTGTGAGGCCCGCGCGATGCCGTTGCGGATGGCCTGGTCCACGCCGTCCGGCGAGGTGCCGACGATGTCCGTGACCCGGTAGGTGTGGTTCGACATGTGGGTGCTCCTCTCACACGCGTCACTCCACCGTGCCCCACCGCGGGGCATCGCGCGAGCCGTCCGTCACAGGGGTGTGCTGAGCGAGAGCGCGAACCGGCCCGCGGCGTCCGTCCACCAGTGGGTCAGTTCGAGCCCGGCCGCCGTCAGTTCGGCGCGCACCCCGTCCCGGCGGAACTTCGCCGACACCTCGGTGCGCATCTCCTCGCCCGCCGCGAAGTCCACGGCGAGGTCCAGCGCGGGCACCTTCACGGTCTGCGCGGTACGGGCGCGCAGCCGCATCTCGATCCACTCCTGACGGGGGTCCCACACCGCCACGTGGTCGAAGGCGCCGGGGTCGAAGTCGGCGCCCAGCTCCCGGTCGATCACGGTGAGGACGTTCTTGTTGAAGGCGGCCGTCACCCCGGCCGCGTCGTCGTAGGCGTCGACCAGGACCCGTTCGTCCTTGACCAGGTCGGTGCCGAGCAGCAGCGCGTCGCCGGGGGACAGCAGCGTCCGTACGGAGGCGAGGAACGTGGCGCGCTCCGGTGGCAGGAGGTTGCCGATGGTGCCGCCGAGGAACGCCACCAGGCGGGGGCCCGGTGTGTCGGGCAGGTCCAGGCCGGCGGTGAAGTCGGCGATCAGGGCGTGCACCTCCAGCCCCGGCCGCTCCGCGACGAGGGTCTGCCCGGCCTGGGTGAGGGCGCTCTCGCTGACGTCGACGGGGACGTACGTGTGCAGGCCGGTCAGGGCGTCGATCAGGTACCGGGTCTTCTCGGACGAGCCGGAGCCCAGCTCGACCAGGGTGCGGGCACCGGTGGCGGCGGCGATCTCACCGGCCCGGCCGGTCAGGATCTCCCGCTCCGCGCGCGTCGGGTAGTACTCGGGCAACTCGGTGATCTTCTCGAAGAGTTCGCTGCCCTGGGCGTCGTAGAACCACTTCGGCGGCAGCGTCTTGGGCGTGCTGGTCAGGCCCGCGAGGACGTCGGCGCGCAGCGCGGCCGAGGTGGCGTCCTCGGGGAGGGTGCGGGTGATACGGAACGGGCTCACGTGCGGGGCTCCTTGCGTGGTGCGGGGGCCGGGGCGGCGCTGGGTTCCTTGAGCGGAGTGAGGAGGACGTCGGTGCGGCTCGCGGCGAGCAGGGTGCGGTCGGGGACCTCCTGCCAGTGCGGGTCGTCGTCGTAGGGCTCGGAGGCCACGACGGTGCCGCCGCCGGTCCGGCGCAGATACCAGAGGGTGTCGCCCCAGGTGGTCGCGGTGATGGTCGCGCCGTCGGTGAGGAGCAGGTTGAGCCGGGAACCGGGGGCCGCCTCGGCGACCTCCAGGACCGTGTCGGTCAGCGCCTGCCCCTGGCCGTCGCCGTCGCGCAGCCGGGCGAGGACGAGTGCCCAGACGAACGCCGAGTCGTTGCGGGCCTCCATGGACAGCAGCTCCACGGCGGGCAGCGTCGGCGTCAGGGGCGCAAGCGAGCCGGGCCAGCCCTTCACGGCGCCGTTGTGGCTGAACAGCCAGGCGCCGGCGGCGAACGGGGCCGCCGCGGCCTCCTGGTCGGCGCCCGGCACCGTCGCGTCCCGTACGGCGGCGAGCAGCGCGGTGCTGCGCACGACGCGGGCGAGGTCCGCGAACGACGGGTCCGCCCACATCGGCCCGGCACGCCGGTACCGGGCCGGCACCGGGTCCTCCTCGGCGTACCAGCCGACCCCGAAACCGTCGGCGTTGACGGTGCCGTACCGCTGGTGCCGGGGCGCCCAGGCCTGCCGGTACAGGCCGTGCGGGGGCTCCACGAGGAGCCGGCCGAGCGGCTCCCCGGGGCCCACGTAGGCGAGATGACGGCACATCAGGCGCCCTCGGCGGAACGGGCGGTGCGGAACCCGGAGAAGATCTGCCGGCGGATCGGGTAGTCCCAGTTGCGGAAGGTGCCCCGGCAGGCCACCTCGTCCACCGCGAACGAACCGCCGCGCAGCACCTTGTGCTCCGGCCCGAAGAACACCTCCGAGTACTCCTTGTACGGGAACACCTGGAAGCCGGGGTACGGCAGGAAGTCGCTCGCCGTCCACTCCCACACGTCACCGATCAACTGCCGTACGCCGAGCGGCGACTCGCCCTCCGGGTAGCTGCCCGCCGGGGCGGGCCGCAGATGGCGCTGGCCCAGGTTGGCGTGCCGGGGGGCCGGGTCGGCGTCGCCCCACGGGTAGCGGGTCGAGCGGCCGGAGACCGGGTCGTGGCGGGCGGCCTTCTCCCACTCCGCCTCGGTGGGCAGCCGGCGTCCGGCCCAGCGGGCGTAGGCGTCGGCCTCGTACCAGCACACGTGCAGCACCGGCTCGTCGGGCGGCACCACCTCGGTGACGCCGAAGCGCCGCCGCAGCCACTGCCCGCCGTCCCGGTGCCAGAACAGGGGTGCGTGGATGCCGTGCTGCCGGATGTGCGCCCAGCCGTCCGGTGTCCACCAGCGTTCGTCGTCGTAGCCGCCGTCGTCGATGAACGCCTGGTAGGCACCGTTCGTCACGGGCGTCGTGTCGATCCAGTAGGGCGCCACCTCGCGCCGGTGCGCGGGGCGTTCGTTGTCCAGCGCCCAGGGCTCGGTGGACGTCCCCATGGTGAACGGGCCGCCGGGGACCAGGACTTCGGGCGGGCCGGTGAACGGGGGCGCCGGGTCCGGGTCGGGGGCGGTCAGGGCCTGCGGCCCCTTGCGGAGCTGATGGGTGATCAGCATGGTCTCGTCGTGCTGCTGTTCGTGCTGCGCGATCATCCCGAACGCGAAACCGGCCTCGGTCAGCCGCGTCCCGTGGAAGGCGGTGCCTTCCAGCAGGTCGAGGACCCGGCCGCGCACCTCGGAGGCGTAGGCGCGGGCCTCGGCCGGCGCGAGCAGCGGCAGCGAGGGGCGTTCGGAGCGCGGGTGCTCGAAGGCGTCGTAGAGGCCGTCGATCTCGGGGCGCATCGCGTCCCGTCCGGCGACCGCCCGGAGCAGCCACTGCTCCTCCTGGTTGCCGATGTGGGCGAGGTCCCACACCAGCGGGGACATCAGGGGCGAGTGCTGGGCGGTCAGGTCCGGGTCGTCGACGCAGCTGGTCAGCAGGGTCGTCCGGGCACGGGCCGTGGTCAGGGTGGTCAGGGCCCGCTCGCGGAGCGTCTCGGCGTCGAGGGCGGGGTCGGTCATGGGGTGTCCTTCCCGTGCGGGGTCCCCGCGTGCGAGCGGGGCCGGGAGCGGGGGTGGTCCGTGCCGTGGTGCCGGTCCAGCAGATCGTCGGCGGGGCAGCGGCCCCGGGCGACATAGCGGTCGAGGTAGTCCGCGACCGCGTCCGTGATCTCGGTGCCGGCGCCGAGCCGGGGCAGGGCCTCCAGGGCCGTCGTGAAGCAGAGCACCGCCACCTCGTGGAGCTCCGGGTCGGCCAGGCCCGAGCGCGCCGCACGGGCCCACAGCGGGTTGTGCGGCGCGGGCCGGGACAGCGCCCGCTCGGCGAGCGGCTTCACGGCCCGGTAGGCGGTCTCGGCCGCCTCAGGGTCGTCGAAGAGCGCGGCGGTCACGGCGAGCGGCACGATCCAGCCGTCGTCGCCGGGCTGTGCGTCGATCATGCGCAGCTCCAGATGGCCACGCGGTCTGACCGGCGGGAACAGCGTCGTCAGGTGGTAGTCGAGGTCCTCCCGGGTGGGCGGCCTCGGCGCGCCCGAGCGGGTCCACTCACGGAAGGACAGCCCCTCGGGCACCTCCCACGGACCGTCCTCACGGCGTACGCACATCACGGGCGCGTCCAGCACGTGCCGCGCCCAGCCGGCGCGCGGGTCGCCGTTCAACGGGGGCGCGCCCGCGCGGTCCGGGCCGATGTCCATCCAGAACCGCTGCCGGGTGGAGAGCCAGCCGGTCGGTTCCCGCCCGGCGAGCGGGGAGTTGGCGAAGGCGGCGACGAGGACCGCGCCCAGCTGGTGGGCGAGCCACCAGCGCCGGCCGTGGCCCAGCGGTCCGGGCTCCTCGTACCCGGCGTCCAGGCAGACCTGCACGGAGGCCGAGGTGCACATCATGGCCCGGCCTGCGGGACCCCCGCGGTCCAGGACCTTCTCCATGGCGTCGTAGCGCGGCTCGCGCAGGAACCGGCGCGGGGGGTGCCAGGGGTCGGTGCCGAGTCCGGCGAGGCCGAGTCCCAGTCCGCGCAGTACGGTGCGGACGGCGGCCAGATCGGCGGAGACGAGGCCGACACACTCGGTGAGCGAACCGGCGGGGGGTGAGCTCAGCTCCAGCTGCCCGCCGGGCTCCACGGTGAGAGCCGAGTTCAGGGGCAGGGAGCGTACTGCGGCGTAGGCCGCTTCGAGTCGTTCCGGTGGCACGGGGAGCCGCGGGTCGCGCAGCTCGTGCACTATCCATTCCACTTCCACCCCGAGCGTGCGGGGCGGGCCAGTCTTGAAGCAGATGCCCCGGACCAGGGCCTCCACTTCGGCTTCGGTGACCGCGGTGCGGGAACGCTCCGTACAGCCACTGACCGAGTCGGACATATCGGGATCCTCCTGAGAGTCCACGATGCCACCGGCCCTCGGATCTCGCGGGCCGGGGCGGCACACTCGTCCCACCCAAGACGTTCACGACGACTCGCACAAGAGTGCGTACTCGGTGTGTTCCGGGTCCGTAATCTCCGTTTCTCCGGTGTGGGCAGCGGCTTTCCCGGCCGTGGTCGACGACCGCCGGCCCGCCGAAATTCCTGTTGCGGCGCAGTCCCAGCATCGCCCAGGATGCTCACGTGAGCACGACGGGGGAGAGCACGAGCGGCCCGCGCGGTCGCGGGTTCATGGCGCGCACGGGGGTGGCGCCATGAGCGCGCGCCTGCGCGGTGTCGCCAAGGAGACCGAGCAGATCGTGGCGGCGGGCGGCTACCGCGCGCCGGACGGCCGGGAGGTGTCCATCGCCGCCGCCGTCGACGCGGCCCGCGCGGGCACGCGGATGTACGGCCCCGAGCCGGTCCCCGTGCCGGACACGGCCCCGGTGACCACGTCGTTCGAGGTCACGGGGGAGTCCAGCCTGGAGGCGGCCCGCCGCCTCGGCGCCGGCACCGCCGTGCTGAACTTTGCCTCCGCGCGCAACCCCGGCGGCGGCTTCCTGAACGGCGCGCAGGCCCAGGAGGAGGCCCTCTGCCGCGCCTCCGCGCTGTACACGTGCCTGCGGGCGGCGCCCGGCTTCTACGACCACCACCGCGCCCGGCGCGACCCCTTCTACACCGACCGCGTCATCCACTCGCCCGGAGTGCCCGTCTTCCGCGACGACCGGGGCCGTCTCCTCGCCGAGCCGTATCAGGCCGGCTTCCTGACCGCCGCCGCCCCGAACGCGGGCGTCGTACGGCGTACGGCCCCCGAGCGCGCCGGCGAGGTGCCCAGCGCGCTCGCCGGACGCGCGGAGCGGGTGCTGGAGGTCGCCGCCGCGCACGGCTACCGGCGGCTGGTGCTCGGCGCCTGGGGCTGCGGCGTCTTCCAGAACGACCCGGCGCGGGTCGCGGAGGCGTTCCGGGGCCTGCTCGGACCGGGCGGACGGTTCGACTCCGCGTTCGAGCACGTGGTGTTCGGCATCCTCGACCGCACCCCGGACAGCGCCACGCGCGCGGCGTTCGCCCGGACCTTCCCGGAGCGTCAGGTCCAGCCGTAGCGCTCGTGCAGCCGGCGCCGGACCAGGTCGAAGCGGCCCCGGTCCAGGGCGCACGCCTCCCGGCGCATCCCCTCCTCGTGCAGCCGCAGCACCCGCTCGACCCCCACCCAGGAGTCCCGGCCGGTGCGGTCCCAGGGCCCGCTGCCGATCGCCACCCACTCACGGTCGCCGTCGTGCCGCTTGCTGGACAGCTGCACCGCGAGGAACGTCCCGGCGGCCTCCCGCGCCACCACCAGCACGGGGCGGTCCTTGCCCCGGCCGTCGTTCTCCTCGAAGGGCACCCAGGTCCAGACGATCTCCCCGGGGTCCGGGTCGCCGTCGTGCGCGGGCGAGTACTCGGTGCGCACCTTGCCGACCGCGCGCGGATCGGCCTCGGTGGTCGCCGTACGGCCGTGCCGGCCCGGGACGTTCTCTTCGGTGTACGTGTTCACGCAGGCACCCTAAGGGCTGTCCGTACAGCCCTGGCCAGAGGGTCAGAAGGGTCAGCCGGTCGCGACCGGGGCCGTCTCGCCCCGCTGCGGGGGCCACAGTTCGTGCCAGCGCAGCTCCGACTCCAGTTGCGCGGCGAGGGAGATGAGCAGCGGCTCGCTGTGCGCGGGACCGAGGAGCTGGCCGCCGACGGGCAGGCCGCCCACGAATCCGGCCGGGATGTTGACGCCGGGCCAGCCCAGCACGTTCCACGGCCACGCGTACGGGCAGGCCGCGATCATGGCCCGGTCGGTGGCGAAGCCGCCGAGCCCGGCGAGCGCGCCGATCCGGGGCGGGGGAGCGGCGGTGGTCGGCGCGAGCACGACGTCGTACGTCTCGTAGAACCGGCCGATCCGGCGGTGCAGGACCGCCTCGGCGCGCCGGGCCGCCCGCAGCGGGGGCCCGCCGAGGAGCCGGCCCAGCCGGACCGCGCTCCGGGTGCGCGGGTCGAGGAGCGCGGGGGAGGGCACGTCGGCCGCCCACTCGGCGATGCCCGCCGTGGCACGCGGCACGAACGTCAGCCCGATCCTGCCGTACGGCGGGTCGGCCTCCTCGACGTGATGGCCCAACTCGGCGAGCCGGGCAGCCAGTTCGACGACCATCGCCCGCACCTCGGGCAGCAGCCGAGCGGGCACGGCGGTGAACGGCGGCTTGAGGGAGAGCGCGATGCGCAGCCGTCCCGGGTCGCGGCCGGCGGCCGCCGAGGCGTCGACGGCGGGCGGCCGGTGCGGGTCGCCCGGGTGGTTGCCCGCGGCCGCGTCCAGCAGCAGGGCCGCGTCGGCGACCGTCCGGGCGAGGGTGCCGTTGACGGTGATGCCCTTGAAGGACTCGCCGCGCGGCCAGGTCGAGATGCGCCCGCGCTGGGGCTTGATGCCGATGAGATGCGTCCAGGAGGCCGGGATGCGGACCGAGCCCGCGCCGTCCGAGCCCAGCGCCGCCGGCACCAGACCGGCCGCGACCGCCGCCGCCGAGCCGCCGGACGAGCCGCCCGGGGTGTGCTCCGGGTCCCAGGGGTTGCGGGTCGCCCCGAAGGCGGGCCCCTCCGTGAACGGCCACTGCCCCAGCTCACAGGTGTTGGTCTTGCCGACGATCACGGCCCCGGCCGCGCGCAGCCGCCGTACCGCCTCACCGTCCTCGGCGACCGGCGGGAACTCCCCTCGGCAGCCGAACGCGGTCGGCTCGCCCGCCACGTCCATGTCGTCCTTCACCGCGACCGGCACTCCGAGCAGCGGCAGCCGCTCACCGGACGCCAGCCGCTCGTCCGCCGCCCGCGCCTCGGCGAGGGCGGCCTCGGCCCGGACCACCCGGAACGCGTTGAGGGACCCCTGCGTGGCCTCGATACGCGCCAGCGCGTCGGCGACCAGAGCCTGCGAGGTCACCTCCCCCTCGGCCAGCGCGCGGGCGGACTCCACGAGACCTGCGGCACGGTCGGGCGTCATACGGGGCACCTCCGGGACGACGATGTCTACCGAACGGTAACCTCCGGCGGGCCCCGGCGAAACGTTTTCGCCCGGTGTGGCTCCCAGGACCTGGCAACCGCACCCGCCACCCGCGCGGACGGGCCGTCAGGCGGCGACCGCGGCCACATAGGGCGCCAGCTTCGACGGGTTCATCACCCACATCAGCCGCTCGATGCCACGGTCAGAGACATCCGCGCAGAGCAGCGCCACCGGGTGGCCCTCGCGCCACACCAGCACCGCCGGCCTGCCGTTCGCCTCGACCCAGCGCACCCGCGACCGCGGCCAGAACCGCGGGGCGAACGCGGCGAGGTACCGGGCGACCCGCTCCCGCCCGGCGACCGGCACCCTGGACGCCCCGCGCATCCCGCCGCCGTCGGCGTAGCTGACGACGTCCTCGGCGAGCAGCTCCTCCAGCGCGGTGAGCGTGCCGGTGCGCGCCGCCTCCAGGAACGTCTCCAGCAGGCGCCGGTGCGCGCTGTCGCTCACCGGCTCCCGGCGTGCCGCCTTCAGATGCTTCCGGGCGCGGCTGACCAGTTGACGGGTGTGGGGCTCGCCCGTCTCCAGGATCTCCGCGATCCGCTCGTACGGGTAGTCGAAGGCCTCCCGGAGCACATAGGCGGCCCGTTCGCGCGGGTTGAGCTTCTCCAGCAGGAGCAGGACGGCCAGATCGACCGCCTCGGCCCGCTCCGCGCCCAGCTGCGGATCGGCACGCGTGTCGACCGGCTCCGGAAGCCACGGCCCCACATACGTCTCACGCCGCTTCCGGGCGGACTGCGTGGAGTTGATGGCCAGCCGGGTGGTGACCGTCGTCAGGAACGCGGCGGGTTCCCGGATGCCGGAGCGGTCGGCGCGCTGCCACCGCAGCCAGGTCTCCTGGAGGATGTCCTCGGCGTCCGCCGCGCTGCCGAGCATGCGGTAGGCGATGCCGAAGAGCTGGGGGCGGGCCGCGACGAAGTCCTTCATCGCGTGCTCGAGCGAGTCCCGGTCGTCCGCGGCGCGGTCGAGGGGTCCGCTGTCGTCCCGGTCGCGCATCGTGCCTCCAGCCCCAGACCACCATGCTATGGCGTGGTCCGCCGGGGCGCCCCGGCGGACCACGGCGTGTGTGGTCAGCCGAACTGGCCCGGCTGGTAGTCCCCGGCGGGCTGCCGGTTGATGACGTTGACGCGGTTGTAGGCGTTGATGAGGGCGATCAGCGAGATCAGCGCGAGGAGTTGCTCCTCGTCGAAGTGCTTGGCGGCCCGGGCCCACGCCTCGTCGGTGACACCGCCGGACGCGTCGGCGATCCGGGTGCCCTGCTCCGCCAGTTCGAGGGCGGCGCGCTCGGCGTCCGTGAAGACCGTGGCCTCGCGCCAGGCCGCGACCAGGTGGAGGCGCTGGGCGGTCTCGCCGGCGTGCGCGGCGTCTTTGGTGTGCATGTCGGTGCAGAAGCCGCAGCCGTTGATCTGGCTGGCGCGGATCTTCACCAGCTCCTGGACGGTGCCGGGCAGCGACGAGTCCGAGATCGCCTTGCCCGCGGAGTTGACGTGCCGGAGCACCTTGCCGGCCAGAGGGCTGCCGAAGAAGTCGAGACGCGGTTCCACTGTGAACTCCCGAAGTAGAGAGGGGATACACCTCCCTGACCGATCCGGAGCCGCGGATGTGACATG containing:
- a CDS encoding TIGR02452 family protein codes for the protein MSARLRGVAKETEQIVAAGGYRAPDGREVSIAAAVDAARAGTRMYGPEPVPVPDTAPVTTSFEVTGESSLEAARRLGAGTAVLNFASARNPGGGFLNGAQAQEEALCRASALYTCLRAAPGFYDHHRARRDPFYTDRVIHSPGVPVFRDDRGRLLAEPYQAGFLTAAAPNAGVVRRTAPERAGEVPSALAGRAERVLEVAAAHGYRRLVLGAWGCGVFQNDPARVAEAFRGLLGPGGRFDSAFEHVVFGILDRTPDSATRAAFARTFPERQVQP
- the egtA gene encoding ergothioneine biosynthesis glutamate--cysteine ligase EgtA encodes the protein MSDSVSGCTERSRTAVTEAEVEALVRGICFKTGPPRTLGVEVEWIVHELRDPRLPVPPERLEAAYAAVRSLPLNSALTVEPGGQLELSSPPAGSLTECVGLVSADLAAVRTVLRGLGLGLAGLGTDPWHPPRRFLREPRYDAMEKVLDRGGPAGRAMMCTSASVQVCLDAGYEEPGPLGHGRRWWLAHQLGAVLVAAFANSPLAGREPTGWLSTRQRFWMDIGPDRAGAPPLNGDPRAGWARHVLDAPVMCVRREDGPWEVPEGLSFREWTRSGAPRPPTREDLDYHLTTLFPPVRPRGHLELRMIDAQPGDDGWIVPLAVTAALFDDPEAAETAYRAVKPLAERALSRPAPHNPLWARAARSGLADPELHEVAVLCFTTALEALPRLGAGTEITDAVADYLDRYVARGRCPADDLLDRHHGTDHPRSRPRSHAGTPHGKDTP
- a CDS encoding carboxymuconolactone decarboxylase family protein; amino-acid sequence: MEPRLDFFGSPLAGKVLRHVNSAGKAISDSSLPGTVQELVKIRASQINGCGFCTDMHTKDAAHAGETAQRLHLVAAWREATVFTDAERAALELAEQGTRIADASGGVTDEAWARAAKHFDEEQLLALISLIALINAYNRVNVINRQPAGDYQPGQFG
- a CDS encoding type II toxin-antitoxin system PemK/MazF family toxin gives rise to the protein MNTYTEENVPGRHGRTATTEADPRAVGKVRTEYSPAHDGDPDPGEIVWTWVPFEENDGRGKDRPVLVVAREAAGTFLAVQLSSKRHDGDREWVAIGSGPWDRTGRDSWVGVERVLRLHEEGMRREACALDRGRFDLVRRRLHERYGWT
- a CDS encoding amidase: MTPDRAAGLVESARALAEGEVTSQALVADALARIEATQGSLNAFRVVRAEAALAEARAADERLASGERLPLLGVPVAVKDDMDVAGEPTAFGCRGEFPPVAEDGEAVRRLRAAGAVIVGKTNTCELGQWPFTEGPAFGATRNPWDPEHTPGGSSGGSAAAVAAGLVPAALGSDGAGSVRIPASWTHLIGIKPQRGRISTWPRGESFKGITVNGTLARTVADAALLLDAAAGNHPGDPHRPPAVDASAAAGRDPGRLRIALSLKPPFTAVPARLLPEVRAMVVELAARLAELGHHVEEADPPYGRIGLTFVPRATAGIAEWAADVPSPALLDPRTRSAVRLGRLLGGPPLRAARRAEAVLHRRIGRFYETYDVVLAPTTAAPPPRIGALAGLGGFATDRAMIAACPYAWPWNVLGWPGVNIPAGFVGGLPVGGQLLGPAHSEPLLISLAAQLESELRWHELWPPQRGETAPVATG
- a CDS encoding RNA polymerase sigma-70 factor, whose protein sequence is MRDRDDSGPLDRAADDRDSLEHAMKDFVAARPQLFGIAYRMLGSAADAEDILQETWLRWQRADRSGIREPAAFLTTVTTRLAINSTQSARKRRETYVGPWLPEPVDTRADPQLGAERAEAVDLAVLLLLEKLNPRERAAYVLREAFDYPYERIAEILETGEPHTRQLVSRARKHLKAARREPVSDSAHRRLLETFLEAARTGTLTALEELLAEDVVSYADGGGMRGASRVPVAGRERVARYLAAFAPRFWPRSRVRWVEANGRPAVLVWREGHPVALLCADVSDRGIERLMWVMNPSKLAPYVAAVAA